A window of the Camelus dromedarius isolate mCamDro1 chromosome 5, mCamDro1.pat, whole genome shotgun sequence genome harbors these coding sequences:
- the LOC105089958 gene encoding olfactory receptor 4L1 yields MDLSNGSVVTEFILLGFSAPWELQIVFFVTFCLIYGATVLGNILIMVTVACSSSLHSPMYFLLGNLSVLDLCLSTVTTPKMIRDLLAEHKTISIWGCMAQMFFMHFFGGAEMTLLIAMAFDRYVAICKPLHYRTIMSHRVLGGFVVLSWTIGFIHTMSQMVLTVNLPFCGPHIIDNIFCDLPLVIKLACVETYTLELFVIADSGLLSLICFLLLLVSYTVILVTVQQRSSGGLSKALSTLSAHITVVTLFFGPCIFIYAWPFSSFAGNKILAVFYTVITPLLNPIIYTLRNQKMQKAMRKLQC; encoded by the coding sequence ATGGATCTGAGTAATGGATCTGTGGTGACTGAGTTTATTCTACTAGGGTTTTCTGCACCATGGGAACTTCAGATCGTCTTCTTTGTGACATTCTGCTTGATCTACGGGGCTACCGTGTTGGGAAACATCCTCATTATGGTCACAGTGGCATGCAGTTCCTCCCTTCACTCTCCCATGTACTTCCTCCTTGGAAACCTCTCTGTTTTGGACCTGTGTCTCTCCACGGTCACCACACCCAAGATGATCAGAGACTTGCTCGCTGAACACAAGACCATCTCCATATGGGGCTGCATGGCCCAGATGTTCTTCATGCACTTCTTTGGAGGTGCTGAGATGACTCTTTTGATAGCCATGGCTTTTGACAGGTATGTAGCCATATGTAAACCCCTGCACTACAGGACAATCATGAGCCACAGGGTGCTGGGAGGGTTTGTTGTGCTTTCATGGACAATTGGCTTTATACACACCATGAGTCAGATGGTATTAACAGTGAACTTGCCTTTCTGTGGCCCCCACATCATTGACAATATATTTTGTGACCTTCCCCTTGTGATTAAGCTTGCCTGTGtggaaacatatactctggaaTTATTTGTCATTGCGGACAGTGGACTGCTCTCACTTATCTGTTTCCTCCTCCTGCTTGTCTCCTACACCGTCATCCTGGTCACTGTGCAACAAAGATCATCTGGAGGGCTCTCCAAGGCTCTGTCCACACTGTCTGCCCACATCACTGTGGTCACTCTGTTCTTTGGGCCATGCATCTTTATCTATGCCTGGCCATTCAGTAGTTTTGCAGGTAATAAAATCCTTGCTGTATTTTACACTGTTATCACACCCTTACTGAATCCTATTATTTACaccctgagaaatcagaaaatgcaaaAAGCCATGAGAAAATTACAATGTTAA